In Pseudomonas coleopterorum, the genomic window GAACCAGAACGGCACGCTGCAGATACAGGCGACCGCGCTGGGCAGCGCCAGCCTCCTCGCCCGTATTGTGGCCATGGTCGAACAGGCTCAGGGCAGCAAGTTGCCGATCCAGGCGCTGGTTGACCGGGTAACGCTGTGGTTCGTGCCGGTGGTCATGGCTCTGGCGCTGGCCACTTTCGTCGGTTGGTACTGGCTGGGCCCTCAGCCCGCGCTGGGCATGGCGTTGGTGCACGCCGTGGCAGTGCTGATCATCGCCTGCCCCTGTGCGATGGGCCTGGCGACGCCCACCTCGATCATGGTCGGCACCGGTCGTGGCGCCGAGCTGGGCATTCTGTTGCGCAAGGGCGAGGCGCTGCAGCGGCTCAAGGAGGCCCGCGTGGTCGCACTGGACAAGACCGGCACGCTCACCGAAGGCCAGCCGCGCCTGACCGACCTGCAGCTTGCACCTGGCTTCACCCGCGAACGGCTGCTGCCTCTGCTGGCAGCGGTCGAGGTTTTTTCCGAGCATCCGCTGGCCCTGGCCATCGTGGCGGCGGCACAGGAGGAACAGCTGACCTGGCCTCAAGCGCAGGACTTCCAGGCGCACACCGGCTACGGCGTCAGCGCCACGGTGGATGAGCAAAAGGTGGCAATCGGTGCCGAGCGCTACATGGTGCAACTGGGTGTGGATACCACGCCGTTCACCAGCGCCGCGCACGCGCTGGCCGAACACGGCAAGACTCCACTGTATGCCGCAGTGAATGGCCGCCTGGCTGCAGTCATCGCCGTGGCAGACCCCCTCAAGCCCTCCACCCAGGCTGCGATTCAGACGCTGCATGCACTGGGCCTGAAAGTCGCAATGATCTCAGGGGATGACCGCCGCACCGCCCAGGCCATCGCCGCCCAGTTGGGCATCGATCATGTGGTGGCCGAGGTGCTGCCCGAGGGCAAGGTGGACGCCGTTCAGGCCTTGCAGCGCGAATATGGCCTGACGGTCTACGTAGGCGACGGCATCAACGATGCGCCGGCGCTGGCCCAGGCCGATGTCGGCATTGCCGTGGGTAGTGGCACGGACATCGCCATCGAGGCGGCGGATGTGGTGCTGATGTCGGATAATCTGGGCTCGGTGGCCACCGCCATCGCGCTGTCGACGGCGACCCTGAACAACATTCGTCAGAACCTGTTCTGGGCCTTCGTCTACAACGCTGCCCTGATCCCCGTGGCTGCGGGGCTGCTCTACCCGATCAACGGGCTGACCCTGTCGCCGCAATTCGCGGCGGGGGCCATGGCCTTGTCGTCGGTTTTCGTGCTGGTCAATGCGCTGCGGCTCAAAGGCTTTCAGCCCCCCGCCGCGCGGTCATAGGCGCTGCCGGTCGATGCCATTGGCCGCACGCAGGATATCCGCCATGACCGCAAGGGCGATTTCGGCGGGTGTCTTGCTGCCCAGGTTCAGACCGATGGGTGCATGGATACGCTGCTGTGCATCGGCGTCCAGACCGCCGATGCGCTGAAGGCGCTCGAAACGCTTTTCGCTGGTGCGCATCGAACCCATGGCACCGATGTAGAACGCTGGTGTGCGTACCGCTTCGAGCAGGGTGAGGTCGTCGAGTCGAGGGTCGTGGGTCAACGCCACCACCGCTGTCGCCGAATGGCAGCCGCCTTCGGCGATGAACACCGCGGGCAAGACTTCATGGACCTGCACGCCTGGCAGGTCGAGGCGGGCCAGGACTTCGGGGCGTGGTTCGCAGAGGATCACTTCGTAGCCAAGGCTCAAGGCGAACCCGGCACAGAACTCGGCCACCGGCGACAGGCCGGCCAGGATCAGGCGCTGTACGGCGCCGATGCGGATGCGTACTTCTTCATCGCTCACCAGCACCCGCGCATCGCCCATGCTCCCGGGGCGAATGCTGCGCTGATCGCTTCCGGGTATGACCTGGCGAGCCACCAACTGGCCGCCGGCGAAGGCGTGTTCCACCTGTTGCAGGTGCTCCCGCGTCGCGTCACCGGGCGTGAGGTATTCCACCAGCACATCCAGAACGCCGCCACAGGGCAGCGCCATGGTCGGCGCCAGGCCGCCGTCGCCGTAGCGCACCACCTGATTGACCGGTGTGAAAAATCCGGCGGCGACGCGCTCGAGAAAATCGTCTTCCACACAGCCACCCGACAACGAGCCGCAATGTTCGCCATTATCCAGAGCGACCAGCATCGCCCCCGGCCCGCGTGGCGCCGAACCGAAGGTCGACAATACCGTGCACAGCCATACGCCCCGGCCCTGGGCAAGCCAGGCCTGGGCCTGTTGTATGACTTGCAGATCAAGCTGCTTCATCGATGGACACCCGTCATGATCCTGCGCAATTCCCCGGCGCCCTGCCCTGCGGCGCTGCTCTGGTGCAACAGACCGCAGGCAGGGGGCAATAGTTTTCCGGGTATGGCGAAAGCATGGCGGCCATCCTTGCATATGCCCGACCGCAGCCGGGCACTCGCATCACTGCCCGTACGGCTACGAACCGCGATAGGTGCTGAAGCCGTAGGGGCTGAGCAGCAACGGGATGTGGTAGTGCTGCTCGGTGTTCTTGACCTCGAAGATGACCGGAATTTCCGGGAAGAACGTGTCATGACCAACCTTGCGGTAGTAGTCGCCGGTCTTGAACACCACGCGGTATTCACCCGCAGCGAATGGGCGCTGCTGCGGGAACAGCTCGGCGATGCGCCCTTGCTCGTTGGTAACGCCCTTGCCCAGTGCTTGCCACTGGTTGCCCTGATGCTGCTCCAGGGTCACTTCGATACCGGCCGATGGTACGCCGGTTTCCAGGTTCAGTACGTGGACGCTCAGGGGATTGGCAGCCATCGCCAGGCCGGACAGCGAGGCCAGGCTGATGGCCAGAAGAGTCTTTTTCAACATGGTGCAGCGCTCCTTCAAGGGTGAGTGGCCAGACCGACGGATTCGGTGGCCTTGATTGCACAGGCTTCGTCCTGCTCGGCCCCGCCGGCGCCGGCGATGCCAACGGCACCGACCAACTGCGTGCCCTCGTAGACCGGCACGCCGCCGCCGAGCAGCAGCAACTGCCCCAGGGAATTCAGGTTGGCGGCTTCGGGGGTGTTGCGGGCGCGTTCGGCAAAGGCCCGGGTCGGGGTCTTGGTCGAGAGTGCGGTGTAGGCTTTCAACCGCGCCGCTTCGGTGTTGTGCGGCCCCACCGCGTCGCCGCGTTGCTGGACGATGACGTTGCCGCCGCGGTCCAGGACCGCCACCGCGGCCACGCAGCCGCTGCCGTTGGCCAGCCGCTGGGCAGTTGCCAGGTCCAGGTCCGGATGCTGGGCCAGCGCAGCATGGGCCTGCGTGGCCAGCAGACAGCTCAGGGTGAATGTCATGCAAAGGGCTTTCATCGGGCTTCTCCGTGGTCAGTGGCAACCACGTTAACAAGCATGCCCCGACAGAACCCCGTCGCAGGGATTACAACTTTGTAATAGGCAATCGGGCGGCGGAGGCCTAGCCTATGCGCGGGTACAGGAGCTGAACGATGCGTGTGTTGCTGGTTGAAGATGAAGCGAAAACGGCGAATTTTCTCGCCAAGGGGCTGGGTGAATCCGGCTTTTCGGTAGACGTGGCGCTCAACGGGCTGGATGGACGCTATCTGATCGAACAACAGGCTTATGACCTGGTGATTCTCGATGTGATGCTGCCCGGCCTGAACGGCTGGCAACTGCTCAAGCTGATCCGTCAGCGAGGCGCGACACCGGTGCTGTTCCTGACCGCCAAGGACGCCATCGAAGATCGCGTGCGCGGGCTGGAGCTGGGCGCCGACGACTACCTGGTGAAGCCGTTCGCCTTCGCCGAGCTGCTGGCGCGGGTGCGTACGCTGTTGCGTCGGGGCGCGGTACGCGAGGTCGAGCACTACCAGGTGGCCGATCTGGAAGTGGACGTGCTGCGCCGTCGAGTCAGCCGCGGTGGGCAACGCATCAGCCTGACCAACAAGGAGTTCGCCTTGCTGCACATGCTGATCAGCCGGCCCGGCGAGGCGCTCTCGCGCACGTTGATCGCATCCCAGGTGTGGAACCTGAATTTCGACAGCGACACCAACATGGTCGAGGTAGCGATACGCCGCCTGCGCGCCAAGGTCGACGACCCGTTCATGCCCAAGCTGATCCATACCGTGCGTGGCGTCGGTTATCGGCTGGAGCACCAGGATGAGTGAACGCCGCCATTCCCTGGCCTGGCGGCTGGCGCTGGCCGTGGCGGTGGTCTGCACGCTGGCGATGAGTGCGGTCGCGGTGTTTCTGTACCGCTCGCTGGCGGCTGAAATTGCCTACCGCGACGATCTCGCCCTGCTGGGTCGACTCGAACAGGTCCGCACCCTGCTCCACGACAGCGACAGCCTGGGCGCCCTGCAGCAGCGCCCTCAGTTGTACCAGAACATGCTTGGCAATCAGGAGAGCGTGCTGCGCGTGCGCCGCGCCGATGGCAGTCTGGTGTTCGAGATCAACCCCCATGACGAGACATTGGGCGATCCGCCACGCATCGGTGTGAGTCAGCAGCCGAGCCGGACCGACATTCGTCAGGACCGTAACGCCTTGTTGCTGGCCGGTGACGCGGTCGGTCCGGCGGGCGAAGCGCTGACGGTGATGGTCGGCAAACGCCTGCACGAGCGCGAAGCGATCCTGGCCAGCTATCGGCTGCGTCTGTACCTGGCCGTGGCGGCGGGCGCTTTGCTGGCCTGGATCATCGGTCTGCTGCTGGTACGGCGGGCGCTGACCCCCCTGCGCGATATGGCCGACGCGCTGGCCCTCATCGACCTGCGCAATCTGCATCGACGGCTGGCCGATACCGCCGCGCCCCTGGAATTGCAGGCGCCCCTCCAGGCGCTCAATGGCATGCTGGCGCGGCTCGAACAGGGTTTCGAACGGCTCTCACAATTCTCGGCCGATCTGGCCCACGAAATTCGCACCCCGCTCCACACGCTGCTGGCCAGCACGGGCCAAGCCCTGAACCAGCCCCGCAGTTCGGATGAATACCGTGAATTGCTCGGTTCCAACATCGAGGAGTACGAGCGTCTGAATCGCATGGTGGAAAACCTGCTGTTTCTGGCCCGTGCCGACCACGGGCAGCGCCCGGTGCACCTGCAGGCCATCGACCTTGCTCATCTGGGCGAAGAGCTGTGCGACTACTTCCAACTGCTGGCCGACGAGCGCGGTGCATGCCTTGGGCATTCGCTGCATGGGACGTTGAACACCGACCTGCAACTGTTGCAACGGGCCTTGGGCAATCTGCTCGCCAACGCGGTGCGCCACGCCCGCCCCGGCACGACTGTGCGGTTGAGCCGACACGATGACGCGGCGTTCGTGCGCCTGTGCGTACGCAACGAAGGTGACACCATCGCGCCGGAGCATCTGCCGAGGTTGTTCGACCGTTTCTTCCGCATCGATCCGGCACGCACGGAGCCTGGCGACTCCGGTGGCCTGGGGTTGGCCATCGTGCAGTCGATCATGACGTTGGTGAACGGCAAGGTGAGTGCGTCCAGTGGCGACGGCGTGACGACCTTTACTTTGAGCTTCCCGAATTCGGGCAACGTGCGGCTTGATTCCTACGTTGATAGTGACCCTTCATCGGCGTGATTGAAAAAATCTCTGAGCATTCCGGTTCACAGCGCGGTCGATTTAATTAGTGGTTACAAACCCTATCCCGCAAACCTGTACCAGGAGATTTCAAATGGCCGTTGCCAATGTGAAACAGGAACTCAAGACCGTATCGTCCGTCAAGGCCAAGGCCGAAAAAGGCGAAGGCGCCCGCTTGCAGAACCAAGCCGAAGTTGGTCAGGAACTGGCAGTGCTGCTATCTGACGTCTTTGCGCTGTACTTCAAAACCAAGAACTACCACTGGCACATGAAAGGCTCGCATTTCCGCGACTATCATCTGCTGCTGGAAGAGCAAGCCACTCAGATCTACGCCATCACTGACCTGATCGCCGAGCGCGCTCGCAAGATTGGCGAGCCCACCGTTCGCTCGATGGAGCAGATGGTGCAACTCAAGCGCCTGGCCAGCAGCGAAGCTGCCGACCTGTCGCCGGAAGACATGCTGACCGAGCTGCATGACGACAACCAGTCCCTGGCTGCCTACATGCGCACTACCCACGGCGTCACCGACGAAGCCAACGACCTGTCCACCACCAGCCTGCTGGAAGAGTGGATCGACCAGGCGGAAGAGCGCGCCTGGTTCCTGGGCCAGACCGTCGGCAAGTGATTGCGACGATGCAACTGTGATGCCGGCAGCGCCCAGTTGCCGGTCATTCAGTGAGCGTGAGCGTGGTCGGGTGCATTCAGTGCCCTGGCCACGGCGTTTACTTCCAGCGTTTCTTCCTCTCCCTGTGCATTTTTGATCTTCAAGGTCAATGGCACCGCATCACCCTCTTTCACCTGCTTGACCAAGCCCATCAACATCACGTGATAGCCGTTGGCATCGAACACGACCGGTTCGCCGGCGGGCAGACTGACTTCATCCACCGGCAACATGCTCATCACGTCGCCTTTCATGGTCGACTGGTGGATCTGCGTGTCCTTGGCAGCCGGTGACTGCACGCTGAGCAAGGTGCTGTCCGAATCCGCCGTCAGCGTCATGAATGCGCCGGTAGCCGGCTGGCCTGGAACCGTGGCACGCGCCCAGGCATCTTCCACGGTGGTTTGGGCCATGGCATAGCCGGAGAGGCTGAGGGCGACTGCGAGGACGGTGAATGGTCGCAGGGCTTTCATTTTGGCAGCAGGGTTCATCAGCAGACTTCCATTACGGTGAGCAGGTCCTCGGCGCACTCTTGTGCGGTGAGGGAATGGGACAGACCCAGGCGCAGCACGCCTCGGGAGTCGTAGACGTAACTGGTCGAGGTATGGGAGATGGTGTAGGTATCCCCTACCGGGACCTTTTCGTAGAACACCTTGAATTCTTTGGCCACCTCGGCGGTTTGTTCCAGAGTGCCACGCAGGGCCACGAAGGTGGGGTCGAAGAGTTTGACGTAGGCGTCGAGCACTTCCGGCGTGTCGCGCTCGGGATCCAGGGTGATGAAGATCACCTGCAGGCGGTCACCGTCGCGGCCCATGAGTTTCTTGGCCTGGACCGCACGCGCCAAGGTGGTCGGGCAGACGGCCGGGCACTGGGTGAAACCGAAGAACACCATGGGCATCATGCCGCGAAAACTGGACAGGGTCTTTTCGTTGCCCTGCGGGTCCTTGAGCCGAAAGGTGCGGCCAAGGATCTCGTTGCTCAGGTCCTTGCCGTACTTGAACGACAGCGTATTGCTGTCGCCACATCCGGCCAGCGCACCGAGACCGAGAATGCCCATGCCGGCGAGTACTCGGCGGCGGGTCGGGAAATCGTTCATGCCATATCGCCCTCTGAAGAGGGCCGCAGTTTAAGGTCCACAGCGGCGCTTGGGCACTGCAACCTGTCACATTTTGTTTAATCGCGGACGGTCAGGCATACCGTGCCATGTCCTTCGCGGCCGATGACCGCTCCTACGGATCCACGCTGATCGTGTGGGAGCGGTCCGTGGCCGCGAAAAAGCACCTCGGTCATTCGGGCCTCTACCTAAAAAACCGACCAGCCGATCCGCTCGCTGAGCAGCTCCAGGGCAGCCATGCCGGCCAGCGAGTTGCCTGCAGGGTTGAGTTCCGGGGACCAGACGCACACCGTGAACTGCCCCGGCACCACCGCGACGATGCCGCCGCCTACCCCGCTCTTGCCCGGCAACCCGACGCGGTAGGCGAAGTTGCCCGCCTCGTCGTACAGCCCGCTGGTGGCCATGATCGAGTTGACCTGCTGGGTCTGGCGCCGGGTCAGCACCTGTTCGCCACTGTGTTTGCAGTAGCCGTCGTTGGCCAGGAAACAGAAGGCGCGGGCCAGATCGACGCAGTCCATGCGCAACGCGCAGTGGCTGAAATAGCTGCGCAGCACCGCCTCGACGTCGTTGTGGAAGTTGTCGAACGACTTCATCAGGTAAGCCATGGCCGCATTGCGCGCCCGGTGCTGGTATTCCGATTCCGCCACCCGGCCATCGACGATCACCTGAGGGTTGCCCGACAACCGCCGCGCCAGGTCGCGCATCGACAGCGCAGGGGCAGCGAAGCGCGACTGGTTGATATCGCAGATCACCAGCGCACCGGCGTTGATGAACGGGTTGCGCGGCCGACCCCGTTCGAACTCCAGCTGCACCAGGGAATTGAACGGCTGCCCGGACGGCTCGTGACCCAGTCGCTGCCAGATGTCTTCACCCGAGTGGCCGATCGCCTGGACCAGGCTGAACACCTTGGAAATGCTCTGAATGGAAAACGGCGTGTGGGCATCGCCGGCGCTGAACACTTCACCATCGTTGCCGTACACGGCAATACCCAGTTGCGCGGCGGGCACATCGGCCAACGCCGGGATGTAATCGGCCACCTTGCCTTGTCCGATCAGAGGGCGGACGGCATCCAGTATTTCAACCAAAAGCGCTTGCATCGGGCTACTCGCATCAAGGGATCAAGCCGTAGACGGCCGTACTCGCAAACGCATCACAGATCCGCTCTGTCGGGGGTGGCGGTGCATCTGCCGGACCGTGGTGCGCCCTTCGCGGGTAGAACCCGCTCCCACAGGGTCCACATTACACTCACGTTCACCACCACACCTTGTGGGAGCGGGGCGGGCGGCGAGCCCTCTGCCCGCGAAGAAGTCAACGCGGTGCATCTGCTGGACCTCTCAGCGATAACCCCTGGCCTGCAGGTCGAACAGTTCGGCGTAACGCCCCGCCTGGGCCATCAGTTGTTCATGGTTGCCGCGCTCCAGCACCCGGCCCTGTTCCAGGACCACAATATGGTCGGCATTGCGCACACTCGAGAAGCGGTGCGAAATCAACAGGGTCATGCGGCCCTTGGCGTACTCGCGAAAATGCTCGAACACCGCCGCTTCGGCACTGGCGTCCAGTGCTGCGGTGGGCTCATCGAGAATCAGAATGTCGGCATCGCGCCGCATGTACGCCCGGGACAGCGCCAGCTTCTGCCATTGCCCACCGGAAAGCTCCTGCCCACCCGCAAACCAGCGCCCCAACTGAGTGGCATAGCCGTGCTCCAGACGCTCGATAAACGGCTCGGCCGTACCCTGCACCGCCGCCTCGCGCCAGCGCTGGGG contains:
- a CDS encoding heavy metal translocating P-type ATPase; protein product: MAANEGAIELGIQGMTCASCVGRVERTLSKVPGVTAVAVNLATERGRVEGDGALDVQALIAAIDKAGYTARLIEHTRDELDRASQEHLEDATRLRRDLRGSVALSLPVVILEMGSHLIPGFHAWLDQHLAQQSNWLLQFALTTLVLLLCAKRFYVKGTQALLRGAPDMNSLVAVGTLAAYGFSVLSTFAAHVLPPGTATVYYEAVCVIICLILLGRTLEARARGRTSQAIKRLLNLQPQTAWVQRQTGLMEVPLAQLVQGDVVQVRPGERIAVDGSVVAGDSFVDESMLTGEPMPVRKVRNDNVVGGTLNQNGTLQIQATALGSASLLARIVAMVEQAQGSKLPIQALVDRVTLWFVPVVMALALATFVGWYWLGPQPALGMALVHAVAVLIIACPCAMGLATPTSIMVGTGRGAELGILLRKGEALQRLKEARVVALDKTGTLTEGQPRLTDLQLAPGFTRERLLPLLAAVEVFSEHPLALAIVAAAQEEQLTWPQAQDFQAHTGYGVSATVDEQKVAIGAERYMVQLGVDTTPFTSAAHALAEHGKTPLYAAVNGRLAAVIAVADPLKPSTQAAIQTLHALGLKVAMISGDDRRTAQAIAAQLGIDHVVAEVLPEGKVDAVQALQREYGLTVYVGDGINDAPALAQADVGIAVGSGTDIAIEAADVVLMSDNLGSVATAIALSTATLNNIRQNLFWAFVYNAALIPVAAGLLYPINGLTLSPQFAAGAMALSSVFVLVNALRLKGFQPPAARS
- a CDS encoding XdhC family protein, whose amino-acid sequence is MKQLDLQVIQQAQAWLAQGRGVWLCTVLSTFGSAPRGPGAMLVALDNGEHCGSLSGGCVEDDFLERVAAGFFTPVNQVVRYGDGGLAPTMALPCGGVLDVLVEYLTPGDATREHLQQVEHAFAGGQLVARQVIPGSDQRSIRPGSMGDARVLVSDEEVRIRIGAVQRLILAGLSPVAEFCAGFALSLGYEVILCEPRPEVLARLDLPGVQVHEVLPAVFIAEGGCHSATAVVALTHDPRLDDLTLLEAVRTPAFYIGAMGSMRTSEKRFERLQRIGGLDADAQQRIHAPIGLNLGSKTPAEIALAVMADILRAANGIDRQRL
- the uraH gene encoding hydroxyisourate hydrolase, whose protein sequence is MLKKTLLAISLASLSGLAMAANPLSVHVLNLETGVPSAGIEVTLEQHQGNQWQALGKGVTNEQGRIAELFPQQRPFAAGEYRVVFKTGDYYRKVGHDTFFPEIPVIFEVKNTEQHYHIPLLLSPYGFSTYRGS
- a CDS encoding GlcG/HbpS family heme-binding protein, which translates into the protein MKALCMTFTLSCLLATQAHAALAQHPDLDLATAQRLANGSGCVAAVAVLDRGGNVIVQQRGDAVGPHNTEAARLKAYTALSTKTPTRAFAERARNTPEAANLNSLGQLLLLGGGVPVYEGTQLVGAVGIAGAGGAEQDEACAIKATESVGLATHP
- a CDS encoding heavy metal response regulator transcription factor codes for the protein MRVLLVEDEAKTANFLAKGLGESGFSVDVALNGLDGRYLIEQQAYDLVILDVMLPGLNGWQLLKLIRQRGATPVLFLTAKDAIEDRVRGLELGADDYLVKPFAFAELLARVRTLLRRGAVREVEHYQVADLEVDVLRRRVSRGGQRISLTNKEFALLHMLISRPGEALSRTLIASQVWNLNFDSDTNMVEVAIRRLRAKVDDPFMPKLIHTVRGVGYRLEHQDE
- a CDS encoding heavy metal sensor histidine kinase, which produces MSERRHSLAWRLALAVAVVCTLAMSAVAVFLYRSLAAEIAYRDDLALLGRLEQVRTLLHDSDSLGALQQRPQLYQNMLGNQESVLRVRRADGSLVFEINPHDETLGDPPRIGVSQQPSRTDIRQDRNALLLAGDAVGPAGEALTVMVGKRLHEREAILASYRLRLYLAVAAGALLAWIIGLLLVRRALTPLRDMADALALIDLRNLHRRLADTAAPLELQAPLQALNGMLARLEQGFERLSQFSADLAHEIRTPLHTLLASTGQALNQPRSSDEYRELLGSNIEEYERLNRMVENLLFLARADHGQRPVHLQAIDLAHLGEELCDYFQLLADERGACLGHSLHGTLNTDLQLLQRALGNLLANAVRHARPGTTVRLSRHDDAAFVRLCVRNEGDTIAPEHLPRLFDRFFRIDPARTEPGDSGGLGLAIVQSIMTLVNGKVSASSGDGVTTFTLSFPNSGNVRLDSYVDSDPSSA
- a CDS encoding Dps family protein yields the protein MAVANVKQELKTVSSVKAKAEKGEGARLQNQAEVGQELAVLLSDVFALYFKTKNYHWHMKGSHFRDYHLLLEEQATQIYAITDLIAERARKIGEPTVRSMEQMVQLKRLASSEAADLSPEDMLTELHDDNQSLAAYMRTTHGVTDEANDLSTTSLLEEWIDQAEERAWFLGQTVGK
- a CDS encoding copper chaperone PCu(A)C; its protein translation is MNPAAKMKALRPFTVLAVALSLSGYAMAQTTVEDAWARATVPGQPATGAFMTLTADSDSTLLSVQSPAAKDTQIHQSTMKGDVMSMLPVDEVSLPAGEPVVFDANGYHVMLMGLVKQVKEGDAVPLTLKIKNAQGEEETLEVNAVARALNAPDHAHAH
- a CDS encoding SCO family protein, with translation MNDFPTRRRVLAGMGILGLGALAGCGDSNTLSFKYGKDLSNEILGRTFRLKDPQGNEKTLSSFRGMMPMVFFGFTQCPAVCPTTLARAVQAKKLMGRDGDRLQVIFITLDPERDTPEVLDAYVKLFDPTFVALRGTLEQTAEVAKEFKVFYEKVPVGDTYTISHTSTSYVYDSRGVLRLGLSHSLTAQECAEDLLTVMEVC
- the glsB gene encoding glutaminase B, with translation MQALLVEILDAVRPLIGQGKVADYIPALADVPAAQLGIAVYGNDGEVFSAGDAHTPFSIQSISKVFSLVQAIGHSGEDIWQRLGHEPSGQPFNSLVQLEFERGRPRNPFINAGALVICDINQSRFAAPALSMRDLARRLSGNPQVIVDGRVAESEYQHRARNAAMAYLMKSFDNFHNDVEAVLRSYFSHCALRMDCVDLARAFCFLANDGYCKHSGEQVLTRRQTQQVNSIMATSGLYDEAGNFAYRVGLPGKSGVGGGIVAVVPGQFTVCVWSPELNPAGNSLAGMAALELLSERIGWSVF